One Dictyostelium discoideum AX4 chromosome 3 chromosome, whole genome shotgun sequence genomic region harbors:
- a CDS encoding kinase motif-containing protein (Similar to KMC), which yields MVLRYSYVFKQPVNYSNIELNEIKNIKDEKVRQNSIFISYLNGLYNSLNVLEMVSISGSLPSKLIQSIFKIILSNYDYNAIGKHFKTESILIGESLFKWPSPRIQQFDQFFFQDYLYSSPENYKGSLVGVNEYSMVWTLGIILYQCLTGELPFPTYPKIVNFITSSSQNVEIPPQFYKPENSLLIQLITCCLFKNPAQRISWNEIVNHSFFKN from the exons atggtccTCAGATATAGTTATGTTTTTAAACAACCAGTAAATTATTCtaatattgaattgaatgaaattaaaaatattaaagatgaaaaagttagacaaaattctatttttattagctatttaaat ggcttatataattctttaaatgtTTTAGAAATGGTTTCAATTTCAGGTTCATTACCTAGTAAATTGattcaatcaatttttaaaataattttaagtAATTATGATTATAATGCAATTGGTAAACATTTTAAAActgaatcaattttaattggtgaaagtttatttaaatggcCATCACCAAGAATTCAACAATTTGACCAATTTTTCTTCCAAGATTACCTTTATAGTTCACCAGAGAATTATAAAGGTTCATTGGTTGGAGTTAATGAATACTCTATGGTTTGGACACTtggtattattttatatcaaTGCTTAACTGGTGAATTACCATTCCCAACCTATCCTAAAATTGTTAATTTCATAACAAGTAGTTCTCAAAATGTTGAGATTCCACCACAATTTTATAAACCAGAAAACTCTCTCCTTATTCAACTCATAACgtgttgtttatttaaaaatccaGCCCAAAGAATTTCTTGGAATGAAATAGTTAATCattcattctttaaaaattaa
- the abcC1 gene encoding ABC transporter C family protein, giving the protein MLKNLRNKIKEKLTYSLLSSQEFDNNKDYYQQPCPEDNANLWSRLTFGWAQRMLISGYFNGPLEMSDINDLPKDIKVQSSIQLLNNINLNKNNNSRWPLIKHFYKQFLYRNKLTIFLQILTNILSILSPLSLKYFIQFIQSTNKERSFLAGIGYCILLLIASFSYTFSQQLLMWFAMKSSLEIKGCLSIKVYEKTLKLTTCGGKNYNPGSIMNLLSVDVGIISNFFWIEHMGIFAFSSQMIGLLALLCWVIGWSGLVGFAIMVITFPINTYIGSKIGKNLKESMGYSDKRTNLTSEFINGIRFLKMYAWEKLFLDRIEEQRSLQLKYLYKRMIFWIFAEMMKQAVNAIVLVLTFIVYSINNEITLEVAFTTISIFVSLRIPLLRLPNSIQQLQSLIPIAKRVEDFLKSPEIQQNHSSNREEEEEDEYDDDINSDGDISIHNGSFNWNQVDSNGSGNGNGNQQQQQQQQQQQQQQQQQQQQQSYTLNNINFKAPAGKLTIICGVVGSGKTSLVSGLIGEIYKVSGRVNTPNKISFTTQQSFLLSTSLRENILFGNEMNLERYKKVIEACCLAPDLLQLAAKDLTEIGERGINLSGGQKQRISLARALYANSDCYILDEPLSAVDPEVATHLFNHCIQGMMNDKTRILITHQLQFIPSADHIVVVDNGKLVQGTYSELKSKGIDFESIMKTKKLNIDNQQQQQQHEKENDIVLSDEDSNNSIKNNNNISNLIDIDEVISDENDSNLIERSKLLVDEDRNEGSVNLRVYKEYFKHGSSIPLFIMTCIVYMISQIIYQMSDFWLSTWSQRSIPDKTDKYYISIYLLFIVGFIIFLVIRYFMMAHVTFSASKNLHQSLLKSVGFASCQFFDTNPSGRILNRFSKDISDVDLLLFDLFSDVLYCGSTVLVSIGIMIYISPLIIIPFLLLIGIYYFIQRLYTESSRELKRLEAISRSPIFSLLQESFNGLVTIRSYKQQNKFISMMQDRINTNHRLSYYGFSVHRWVAVRLEFISSIVVFLAAFFSLFNSNAGFSVLSVTTALGMCSYLNWTVRQMVELEVKMNSVERIESYLNIPKEGNSKINFFRNEQQEEEEEEEEEFDFDNDDYDGFKLSKKWLTKGEIEFRNVEIKYGHSGESSLKNFTLKINQKDHIGIVGRTGAGKSTIGNGLFRMVECSKGSILIDGVDISKIGLHELRSSLGIVPQDPFIFSGTIRLNIDPFNKYTDSEIWVALEKVKLKSTISSMPLKLETMIEEGGDGLSFGQKQLLCLSRTILKNSKVVLMDEATSGIDYVTSDLIKQTINNCFKNCTMLTIAHRLDTIIDSTKIAVIDKGKLIEYDTPNNLIENQESRFSKLVKHHHNLFKEK; this is encoded by the exons atgCTTAAAAActtaagaaataaaataaaagaaaaattaactTATTCTTTGTTATCATCACAAGagtttgataataataaggattattatcaacaaccATGTCCAGAGGATAATGCAAATTTATGGTCAAGGCTAACATTTGGATGGGCTCAAAGAATGCTAATTTCTGGTTATTTCAATGGTCCACTTGAAATGAGTGATATCAATGATCTTccaaaagatattaaagTTCAATCAtctattcaattattaaataatattaatttaaataaaaataataatagtagatGGCCTttaattaaacatttttataaacaatttttatatagaaataaattaacaatatTCTTACAAATCCTAACAAACATTCTATCTATACTATCACcattatctttaaaata ttttattcaatttattcaatCAACAAATAAAGAGAGATCATTTTTAGCTGGAATTGGATattgtatattattattgatagcATCATTTTCATATACATTTTCTCAACAACTTTTAATGTGGTTTGCAATGAAGAGTTCACTTGAAATTAAAGGATGTTTATCAATAAAAGTTTatgaaaaaacattaaaactTACAACTTGTGGAGGAAAGAATTATAATCCAGGTTCAATtatgaatttattatcaGTTGACGTTggaattatttcaaatttcttTTGGATTGAACATATGGGTATATTTGCATTCTCTTCACAAATGATTGGATTACTTGCATTATTATGTTGGGTAATTGGTTGGAGTGGTTTAGTTGGTTTTGCTATT atGGTTATAACATTTCCAATAAATACATATATTGGATCaaaaattggtaaaaatttaaaagaatcaatGGGATATTCAGATAAAAGAACAAATTTAACAAgtgaatttataaatggtattagatttttaaaaatgtatgCATGggaaaaattgtttttagaTAGAATTGAAGAGCAGAGATCATTGCAATTAAAGTATCTTTATAAGAGAATgattttttggatttttgcTGAAATGATGAAACAAGCTGTTAATGCAATCGTTTTGGTTTTAACTTTTATAgtttattcaattaataatgaaatcacATTAGAGGTTGCTTTTACAACCATTAGCATTTTCGTTAGTTTAAGAATTCCTTTACTCAgattaccaaattcaattcaacaacttcaaaGTTTAATTCCAATTGCAAAAAGAGTTGAAGATTTTCTTAAATCTCCtgaaattcaacaaaatcaTTCTTCTAATAGAGAGGAGGAAGAGGAAGAtgaatatgatgatgatataaaTTCAGATGGTGATATCTCAATTCATAATGGATCATTTAATTGGAATCAAGTTGATAGtaatggtagtggtaatggtaatggtaatcaacaacaacaacaacaacaacaacaacaacaacaacaacaacaacaacaacaacaacaacaatcatacactttaaataatattaattttaaagcaCCAGCAGgtaaattaacaataatttgTGGTGTAGTTGGTAGTGGTAAAACTAGTTTAGTTAGTGGTTTAATTGGTGAAATTTATAAAGTTAGTGGTAGAGTTAATActccaaataaaatttcatttacaactcaacaatcatttttattaagtACATCATTAAGAgagaatattttatttggtaatgaaATGAATTTAGAACGttataaaaaagtaattgaaGCATGTTGTCTCGCACCagatttattacaattagCAGCTAAAGATTTAACAGAGATTGGTGAACGTGGTATTAATTTATCAGGTGGTCAAAAACAACGTATATCATTAGCACGTGCATTATATGCAAATTCAGATTGTTATATTTTAGATGAACCTTTATCAGCTGTTGATCCAGAAGTTGCAACTCATTTATTCAATCATTGTATTCAAGGTATGATGAATGATAAAACACGTATACTAATTACACACCAACTTCAATTCATTCCATCAGCTGATCAtatagttgttgttgataatggtaaattaGTTCAAGGTACTTATTcagaattaaaatcaaaaggtATTGATTTCGAATCAATTATGaaaacaaagaaattaaatattgataatcaacaacaacagcaacagcacgaaaaagaaaatgatataGTTTTAAGTGATGaagatagtaataatagtattaagaataataataatatttcaaatttaatagatATTGATGAAGTTATAagtgatgaaaatgattcaaatttaattgagagatcaaaattattagtaGATGAGGATAGAAATGAAGGATCAGTTAATTTAAGAGTTtataaagaatattttaaacATGGTTCATCTATACCATTGTTTATTATGACATGCATAGTTTATATGATTAGCCAAATCATTTATCAAATGTCAGATTTTTGGTTATCAACATGGTCACAACGTTCAATACCTGATAAAACagataaatattatatatcaatttatttattgtttatagtgggttttataattttcttgGTAATTAGATATTTTATGATGGCACATGTTACATTTTCAGCATCAAAGAATTTACATCAATCGTTATTAAAATCGGTTGGTTTTGCAAGTTGTCAATTCTTTGATACGAATCCATCAGGTCGTATATTAAATAGATTTAGTAAGGATATTAGTGATGtggatttattattattcgaTTTATTCTCTGATGTGCTTTATTGTGGTTCAACAGTGCTGGTTTCAATTGGTATAATGATTTATATTAGtccattaataattataccatttctattattgattggtatttattatttcattcaAAGATTATATACAGAATCATCAAGAGAATTGAAACGTTTAGAAGCAATTTCAAGAAGTccaatattttcattgttaCAAGAATCTTTTAATGGATTGGTTACAATTAGAAGTtataaacaacaaaataaattcatttcaaTGATGCAAGATCGTATAAACACTAATCATCGTTTATCATATTATGGATTTTCAGTTCATAGATGGGTAGCAGTTCGTTTGGAATTCATTTCTTCAATTGTAGTTTTTTTGGCTGCATTCTTCTCCCTATTCAATTCAAATGCTGGTTTCTCTGTTTTATCTGTTACAACTGCATTGGGAATGTGTAGTTATTTAAATTGGACAGTTAGACAAATGGTTGAACTTGAAGTTAAAATGAATTCAGTTGAAAGAATTGAaagttatttaaatattccaAAAGAAGGTAATTCTaaaattaactttttcagaaatgaacaacaagaagaagaagaagaagaagaggaggaatttgattttgataatgatgattatgatggttttaaattatcaaagaaATGGCTTACTAAaggtgaaattgaatttagaaatgttgaaattaaatatggTCATTCAGGAGAAtcaagtttaaaaaatttcacattaaaaataaatcaaaaagatCATATTGGTATTGTTGGTAGAACTGGTGCAGGTAAGAGTACAATTGGTAATGGTTTGTTTCGTATGGTTGAATGTTCTAAAggttcaattttaattgatggcGTTGACATTTCAAAGATTGGATTACACGAGTTAAGAAGTTCACTTGGTATTGTCCCACAAGATCCATTCATTTTCTCTGGTACTATTCGTTTAAATATCGAtccatttaataaatacacTGATAGTGAAATTTGGGTAGCTTTAGAAAAggttaaattaaaatcaacaatttcatcaatgccattaaaattagaaactATGATAGAAGAAGGTGGTGACGGTTTATCGTTTGGTCAAAAGCAATTACTTTGTTTATCAAGaacaattttaaagaattctAAAGTAGTCCTAATGGATGAAGCTACCTCTGGTATAGATTATGTAACAagtgatttaattaaacaaactattaataattgttttaaaaattgtacaATGCTAACAATTGCACATAGACTCGATACAATCATTGATAGTACTAAAATCGCTGTTATTGATAAAGGTAAATTAATAGAATATGATACACCAAATAATCTCATTGAAAATCAAGAATCAAGATTCAGTAAATTAGTAAAACATCATCATAATCTATTTaaagaaaagtaa